From the Lolium rigidum isolate FL_2022 chromosome 2, APGP_CSIRO_Lrig_0.1, whole genome shotgun sequence genome, one window contains:
- the LOC124686444 gene encoding GDSL esterase/lipase At5g03600-like produces MKLRPAVLGLLLVVVLVLSPNGAEARPAPAGGHPQKKLSSYSFFVFGDDFADNGNLPLTDPVTQMSRQWAYPYGSSYVDADGNPRPNTPSGHFSNYQIQSDFIATILGLEEAPPAHALTAEKTCDPSGMTFAYAGAGVLDSSSTHNVPTLAKQVDTFRKMVKDGTITQQQLSRSVALVAISGNDYHGSSSTIGLSTPNDINAYIGKVTKEIAANVEQLQKLGVTKVVVNNLHPVGCTPLQTRTNNYTTCDVFENLGASVHNSNLKQTMEGKKNVHVADLYTAFSNIVDTAPGKGQELSKQFKRKLSPCCESFDSNGYCGQQGDSSELLYTVCDKSNKFFYWDDMHPTHAGWEAVMKQLEKPLREFVVQD; encoded by the exons ATGAAGCTTCGTCCGGccgtcctcggcctcctcctcgtcgtcgtccttgtTCTAAGCCCCAATGGCGCGGAGGCCCGGCCTGCACCTGCCGGCGGCCATCCTCAGAAGAAGTTGTCGAGCTACAGCTTCTTCGTCTTCGGGGATGACTTCGCCGACAACGGGAACCTCCCGCTAACCGACCCCGTCACCCAGATGTCGCGGCAATGGGCCTACCCTTACGGCTCCTCGTATGTCGACGCCGATGGAAACCCGCGACCAAATACTCCATCGGGACACTTCTCCAACTACCAAATCCAATCAGATTTCATCG CAACGATCTTGGGGCTCGAGGAAGCACCTCCGGCGCATGCTCTAACGGCGGAGAAAACCTGCGACCCGTCCGGCATGACCTTCGCTTATGCTGGCGCTGGCGTCTTGGATAGCTCATCGACGCACAATGTCCCCACCCTTGCCAAGCAGGTCGACACTTTCAGGAAGATGGTCAAGGATGGGACCATTACACAGCAGCAACTCAGTCGCTCCGTTGCCCTCGTCGCTATATCCGGCAACGACTACCACGGGAGCTCCAGCACCATTGGCCTCAGCACCCCCAACGAT ATCAATGCTTATATTGGGAAGGTGACGAAGGAGATTGCAGCCAACGTGGAGCAATTGCAGAAGCTAGGGGTGACAAAGGTTGTCGTCAACAACCTGCACCCCGTCGGATGCACGCCATTGCAAACACGGACCAACAACTACACCACGTGCGACGTCTTTGAAAATTTGGGTGCATCCGTCCATAACAGTAACCTAAAACAAACGATGGAGGGCAAGAAAAATGTCCACGTTGCCGACCTCTACACCGCCTTCAGTAATATTGTGGATACAGCCCCAG GTAAAGGCCAGGAGCTATCTAAACAATTCAAGCGTAAGCTTTCGCCGTGCTGCGAAAGTTTTGATTCAAATGGTTACTGCGGACAACAAGGCGATTCCTCGGAGCTTCTCTACACTGTGTGCGACAAGTCCAATAAGTTTTTCTACTGGGATGAcatgcacccgacacatgcaggGTGGGAGGCAGTGATGAAGCAATTGGAAAAGCCCTTGAGAGAGTTTGTTGTTCAAGACTAG